The Rhodococcus antarcticus DNA segment ACCACCACGAGGCTGCTCGCGATGTCCACCAGCCCGGAGGTCACCACGGCCCGCAGCAGCGTCGTGTCGGAGCCGATGCGGCTCATCAGGTCCCCGGTGCGCCGCTGGTCGTGCTCCACCACGGGCAGCCGCAGCAGGCGCTCGGCCAGGGTGCGCCGGGTGCTGAGCACCACGCCCTCGGCGGTGCGCTGCAGCAGGAAGCTCTGCACGGCACCGAGCACGGCCCCGGCCACCAGGATCACCACCAGCAGCAGCGACAGCGCCCCCGTCGGGCGGGCGTCCTGCACGGCGGAGATCACCCGGTTCACCAGCAGCGGCTGCGCCAGCGCGGTCCCGGCCGTGACGAGGGAGAGGACGGCGACGACGACGAGGGCGCCCCGGTGCTCGCGGACGTAGGGCCACAGCTGGCGCAGCCCCGCGTCGGTCGTGTTCTCCGGTGCCCGCACGTCGCTCACGGACCGAGCCTGCCAGCGATGCGGCCGGGGCGTTGACCTCGTCGCCGGACCGCCCGCGCCGGTTCGCCGTAGTCTCAGCCCTCGTGCTGAGCACCCTGCCGCTGCCCACCGTCCGCACCGAGCGGCCGCCCCTGCCCACCGTCGCCGCGCAGGCGCACGACGGGCCGCCGCCGCTGCTGGTGGTCGGCCACGGCACCCGGTGCCTGCCCGGCGAGGAGCAGTTCCGCTCGTTCATCGCCCGCGTCACCGCACGCCTGGCCACCGAGGGCGTCGACGTCGCCGGGGGGCTCATCGAGCTCGCACCGCCCCCGGTCACCGACGCCGCGGCCGATCTCGTCGCGCTCGGGCACCGGCACGTCGTCGCCGTCCCGCTCATGCTCGTCGCCGCCGGGCACGCCAAGGGCGACATCCCCGCCGCCCTGGCGCGCGAGGTGGGCCGCTACCCGGGGCTGACCTACCGCTACGGCGGCGTGCTCGGGCCGGACCCGCGGGTGCTCGCGGCGCTGACCGAGCGCCTCGACGAGGTCCTCGACCGTGCCGACCGCGCCGGGACCCACGTCGTCCTGGTCGGCCGCGGCTCCACCGACCCGGACGCGAACTCCGAGGTGGCCCGCGCCGCCCGGCTGCTGCTCGAGACCGCGGCCGCGGACGGTGCCCCGCTGGCCGGGGTGGAGACCAGCTTCATCAGCCTGGCCGCGCCCGGGGTGCCCGCCGCGCTCGAGCGGTGCCGCCGGCTCGGGGCCACCCGCGTGGTGGTGCTGCCGCTGTTCATGTTCGCCGGGGTGCTGCCCAACCGGATCGTCGAGCAGACGGTCGCCTGGGCCGAGGTGCACGACGTCGAGGTGCGCTCGGCGGGCGTGATCGGTGACTGCGACCTGCTGGCCGAGGCCGTGGTGGAGCGCTACGCGGAGGCGGCCGCGACCGCCGTCCGCTCGCACTGCGACACCTGCATGTACCGGGTGGCGATCCGCGGGTTCGAGAAGCGCGTGGGCCAGCCGCAGACCCCGCACGACCACCCGAACGACCCCGTCACGGGCCACGGCCACGGCCATTCGCCCCGTGCGTGATTTCTGGACCCAGGACGCGAGCTTTCCTGCACACCCGGGCAGCCTCGGGTCGTGACGACACCGGGGACGTTCGAGCTCGGCAACGACGGGCCGAAGGTGATCCTCGTCGGCCTCGACGACACGGTGACCGGCATGCGCGCCGGGGCCTACGCGGCGGGCCTGGCGCGGCGGCAGGGTGCGCGGCTCGTCGTGGTGCACGTGGTGAACCCCGGCGGCAGCTGGGCCGGGGCGTCGGCGATGGCCCCCGGGTTGCAGCCGGCCATGCGGGAGGCCGCGGAGGAGGCGGCCGTGGAGCTGGTCGCCCAGATCTCCACGGCCGCCGTCACCGCCGGGATCGAGCCCGAGGTCGTCATCGTGCGGGGTGACGCCTACACCGAGCTCGTCCGGATCGCCGACCGCGAGCGCGCCGACACGGTGGTCGTCGGCGCGTCCGGGCAGGTCGGGCACCGCATCGTGGGCAGCGTGGCGGGGCGGCTGGTCCGCGCCGGGGGCTGGCCCGTGGTCGTGGTGCCCTGAGCGGGCTCAGTCACCCGTGACGTTGAGCACCTGGCGGAGGGTGTGCACCACCTCGACAAGGTCCGACGCGTCGACCATCACCTGGTCAATGTCCTTGTACGCCTGAGGGATCTCGTCACGGAACGCGTCGGTGTCCCGGTAGGAGCTGCCGACCATGGCCTGGTGCA contains these protein-coding regions:
- a CDS encoding sirohydrochlorin chelatase; this encodes MLSTLPLPTVRTERPPLPTVAAQAHDGPPPLLVVGHGTRCLPGEEQFRSFIARVTARLATEGVDVAGGLIELAPPPVTDAAADLVALGHRHVVAVPLMLVAAGHAKGDIPAALAREVGRYPGLTYRYGGVLGPDPRVLAALTERLDEVLDRADRAGTHVVLVGRGSTDPDANSEVARAARLLLETAAADGAPLAGVETSFISLAAPGVPAALERCRRLGATRVVVLPLFMFAGVLPNRIVEQTVAWAEVHDVEVRSAGVIGDCDLLAEAVVERYAEAAATAVRSHCDTCMYRVAIRGFEKRVGQPQTPHDHPNDPVTGHGHGHSPRA
- a CDS encoding universal stress protein; its protein translation is MTTPGTFELGNDGPKVILVGLDDTVTGMRAGAYAAGLARRQGARLVVVHVVNPGGSWAGASAMAPGLQPAMREAAEEAAVELVAQISTAAVTAGIEPEVVIVRGDAYTELVRIADRERADTVVVGASGQVGHRIVGSVAGRLVRAGGWPVVVVP